From Aquificota bacterium, one genomic window encodes:
- the rpe gene encoding ribulose-phosphate 3-epimerase → MKLLAPSILSADFWRLGEQIQECIEGGADIIHFDVMDGHFVPNITFGPVLLESIKKHCPLPLDAHLMIENPDRYIPDFIKAGADMVSVHVENTPHLHRTIDLIKSLGAKAGVVINPATPLSSLEEIIYYVDFVLLMSVNPGFGGQKFIDRSLIKLRRLKAMVESMNPNVLIEVDGGIKEDNILEVARAGADIFVVGSGIFGTKDIKAQTKKLKEIIISSEAL, encoded by the coding sequence ATGAAGCTTTTGGCGCCTTCCATACTCTCTGCAGACTTTTGGAGGCTTGGAGAGCAAATACAGGAATGCATAGAAGGTGGAGCGGATATTATACACTTTGATGTAATGGATGGGCATTTTGTGCCAAATATAACCTTTGGCCCTGTGCTTTTGGAAAGCATAAAAAAACACTGCCCCTTGCCCTTGGATGCTCACCTTATGATAGAAAACCCAGACAGGTATATACCGGACTTTATAAAGGCTGGTGCGGATATGGTGAGCGTGCATGTGGAAAACACACCACACCTTCATAGGACCATTGACCTTATAAAAAGCCTTGGAGCAAAGGCGGGTGTAGTAATTAACCCTGCCACGCCTCTTTCTTCCCTTGAGGAGATAATCTATTATGTGGACTTTGTGCTTCTTATGTCTGTAAACCCTGGCTTTGGGGGTCAAAAGTTTATAGATAGGTCTCTTATAAAGCTTAGAAGGCTCAAAGCTATGGTAGAAAGCATGAATCCAAACGTACTTATAGAGGTGGATGGTGGCATAAAGGAGGACAATATTTTGGAAGTGGCGAGGGCTGGCGCGGACATTTTCGTTGTAGGTTCTGGCATATTTGGGACAAAAGATATAAAAGCTCAAACTAAAAAGTTAAAAGAGATTATTATCTCTTCAGAGGCACTGTAA
- a CDS encoding LPS-assembly protein LptD, producing the protein MLLFLILALLFSFSFPVEVFSENLEKLPDGTYKAEGDVEAYYRDYYIKADLMTYDPQKRIVYAKGNVYIRSFDGRFEAKGREALLDLEKDTGYFLDTEGRFERFNFTAKRVDKEGENYIVQEGSISTCPPDKKEMNLCFSKAHISQRYVFSQNNTLRLFKVPLAYLPISIFPVGERRSGLLPPTIGSNIYNSFIYQQPIYWAISPDKDATLTLDLRDKQAKGISLEYRQSMRKELDLVGLFSFYKEPTPPGKWWQGRDITTLRENRYRIKGDIDLNNLKAGIDLISDPYFLEDVYLTTKERTVPYLTSYINYTKEWDRFLFTFDLRRFYDTTSSNNKNTLQRLPEIGLYLKDQRLFDFLYFNLSTAYTNFYREEGSKAHRILIFPEFSVPKNILGLNFLSTITIENLLYLDVKGGDFKNKKVIGSVKYVERVPYFFNLNYGGFRTNNLVEFSYSYRPKDYGNPSFDNIDMLNKESLMSYTFKSYGYYQERPLYTLFLEGGYNYLGKFTYLGQEAKGKVLPIRSIFQLYPVKNLNLTTDSTFDPTHGRFLRTIGNLTLSYRNSSLSLGKVLERNYDGLRINDQYSLSAFSSYGPLKVSIGMIRDNKINKDIQRQLNLDYRGACWSFGLMLRDIYDGTKQKYMKEIFLTFNIFDLQKFTVPLKR; encoded by the coding sequence ATGCTTCTCTTTTTGATTCTTGCTCTCCTCTTCTCCTTTTCCTTTCCTGTGGAGGTTTTCTCTGAAAACCTTGAGAAGCTACCGGATGGCACATACAAAGCAGAGGGGGATGTGGAAGCTTACTATAGGGATTACTATATAAAAGCAGACCTTATGACCTACGACCCACAAAAAAGAATAGTTTATGCAAAGGGAAATGTTTACATAAGGTCCTTTGATGGTAGGTTTGAGGCAAAAGGAAGGGAAGCCCTTTTGGACCTTGAAAAGGATACGGGCTATTTTTTAGACACAGAAGGAAGGTTTGAGAGATTTAACTTTACAGCAAAAAGGGTGGATAAGGAGGGAGAAAACTATATAGTTCAAGAAGGCTCCATAAGCACATGTCCACCAGATAAAAAAGAAATGAATTTATGCTTCTCAAAGGCTCATATATCTCAAAGGTATGTATTCAGTCAGAATAACACGCTTAGACTGTTTAAAGTGCCTCTTGCTTACCTTCCCATAAGTATATTTCCCGTGGGAGAAAGGAGGTCTGGCCTTTTACCACCAACAATTGGGTCAAACATATACAACAGCTTCATATACCAACAACCCATCTATTGGGCCATATCGCCAGATAAAGATGCCACCTTAACCCTTGATTTAAGAGATAAGCAAGCTAAGGGTATTAGCCTTGAGTACCGTCAATCTATGAGAAAGGAGCTTGACCTTGTAGGCTTATTTTCCTTTTACAAGGAGCCCACACCACCTGGCAAATGGTGGCAAGGCAGGGATATAACAACCCTTAGGGAAAACAGATATAGAATAAAGGGAGACATTGACCTGAATAATCTAAAAGCAGGCATAGACCTTATCTCCGACCCATACTTTTTGGAAGATGTTTATCTAACCACAAAAGAAAGGACTGTTCCCTACTTGACTTCTTATATAAACTATACAAAAGAATGGGATAGATTCCTTTTTACCTTTGATTTAAGAAGGTTCTACGATACCACATCATCCAATAACAAAAATACACTTCAGAGACTTCCAGAAATTGGCCTTTATCTGAAGGATCAAAGGCTTTTTGATTTTCTCTACTTTAACCTTAGCACAGCTTATACAAACTTTTATAGAGAGGAAGGCTCAAAAGCCCACCGTATATTAATCTTCCCCGAATTTTCTGTGCCAAAGAATATTTTAGGGCTAAACTTCCTATCAACAATAACCATAGAAAACTTGCTTTACCTTGACGTAAAGGGTGGAGATTTTAAAAATAAAAAAGTTATCGGTTCTGTGAAGTATGTGGAAAGAGTGCCTTACTTTTTTAATTTAAACTATGGTGGTTTTAGAACGAATAACCTTGTAGAGTTTTCATACTCCTATAGGCCAAAAGATTACGGGAATCCAAGTTTTGATAATATTGATATGTTAAACAAAGAAAGCTTGATGTCTTATACCTTTAAAAGCTACGGCTATTACCAAGAAAGACCCTTATATACGCTATTTTTAGAAGGTGGTTATAATTACCTTGGAAAATTCACTTATCTGGGGCAGGAAGCAAAAGGCAAAGTATTGCCCATAAGGTCCATTTTTCAGCTTTATCCTGTAAAGAATTTAAACCTTACCACAGATAGCACTTTTGACCCAACCCATGGAAGATTTCTTAGAACCATAGGCAATCTTACCCTTAGTTATAGGAACAGTAGTTTAAGCCTTGGCAAGGTTCTTGAAAGAAATTATGATGGATTGAGGATAAACGATCAGTATAGCCTTTCGGCTTTTAGCTCCTATGGACCTTTAAAGGTATCCATAGGTATGATAAGGGATAATAAGATAAATAAAGACATTCAAAGGCAGTTAAACCTTGATTATAGGGGAGCATGTTGGAGCTTCGGGCTTATGCTAAGAGATATTTATGATGGAACAAAGCAAAAGTATATGAAAGAAATCTTTTTGACCTTTAACATATTTGACCTGCAGAAATTTACAGTGCCTCTGAAGAGATAA
- the rpsQ gene encoding 30S ribosomal protein S17, translated as MMEKAWHLKRKELVGVVVSDKMDKTVVVKVDRKEAHPLYKKHIIKSKKYHAHDPKNECKVGDLVVIRETRPLSKTKRWVVVKILQRAKSPEEVLNEQK; from the coding sequence ATGATGGAAAAGGCATGGCATCTTAAAAGGAAAGAGCTGGTAGGTGTGGTAGTAAGCGATAAAATGGATAAAACTGTAGTGGTCAAAGTAGACAGGAAGGAAGCCCACCCACTATACAAAAAGCACATAATAAAGAGCAAAAAGTACCATGCTCATGATCCAAAGAATGAGTGCAAAGTAGGTGACCTTGTGGTTATAAGAGAAACAAGACCACTTTCAAAAACTAAAAGGTGGGTAGTAGTCAAAATCCTTCAAAGGGCAAAATCTCCAGAGGAGGTTTTAAACGAACAAAAGTAA
- the rpmC gene encoding 50S ribosomal protein L29, whose amino-acid sequence MKAKELRKLSLQDLKKKEEELREELLRLRFKKKVEGLPNPMQIRNTRRYLARVLTLIREKELRGEA is encoded by the coding sequence ATGAAGGCGAAGGAGCTAAGGAAGCTTAGCCTTCAGGACCTTAAAAAGAAGGAAGAAGAATTAAGGGAAGAGCTTTTAAGGCTAAGGTTTAAGAAAAAGGTGGAAGGCCTTCCCAACCCTATGCAAATAAGGAATACAAGAAGGTACTTAGCAAGGGTTTTGACCCTTATAAGAGAAAAGGAACTGAGAGGTGAGGCATGA
- the rplP gene encoding 50S ribosomal protein L16: MSFLAPKKTKFRKSQRGTLKGKAFRGNKLAFGEYGIQALESCWLTQRQIEAGRIALVRALRKGAKVWIQVFPDKSYTRKPNEVRMGGGKGDPEGFVAVVRPGRILYEFSGVPEEVAEEAHRLVDAKLPIKTRLVKAGGIKT; this comes from the coding sequence ATGTCTTTCCTTGCTCCAAAAAAGACAAAGTTTAGGAAAAGTCAAAGAGGTACGCTAAAAGGCAAAGCCTTTAGAGGCAATAAGCTTGCCTTTGGTGAGTATGGTATACAAGCTCTTGAATCTTGTTGGCTCACCCAAAGACAGATAGAGGCAGGAAGGATAGCCTTGGTAAGGGCCCTCAGAAAGGGTGCAAAGGTATGGATACAGGTCTTTCCTGATAAGTCCTACACCAGAAAGCCCAATGAGGTAAGGATGGGTGGAGGAAAGGGAGACCCAGAGGGCTTTGTAGCTGTGGTCAGGCCTGGTAGGATACTCTATGAGTTTTCCGGAGTTCCAGAAGAAGTGGCAGAGGAAGCCCACAGGCTTGTAGATGCAAAGTTGCCTATAAAGACAAGGCTTGTAAAGGCTGGAGGTATAAAGACATGA
- the rpsC gene encoding 30S ribosomal protein S3 encodes MGQKTHPIGFRIGVIRDWNSKWFASKRDYTQLLHEDIRIKDYIKKRYASAGISKVVVERMADKVKVRVFAARPGIIIGRKGAEVEQLKKDIEYITGGKDVVITVDEVRVPELDAQLVAEEIALQIERRVSHRRAMKRAIDNAFKAGAKGVKVQVKGRIGGAELARAEWFLVGRMPLQTLRADIDYGFAVAQTKYGVLGIKVWIYKGDVLKGGKEEIVKKIEEDLKKAEKEV; translated from the coding sequence ATGGGTCAAAAGACACATCCTATAGGTTTTAGAATAGGAGTTATAAGGGACTGGAACTCCAAGTGGTTTGCAAGCAAAAGGGACTATACCCAGCTTCTCCACGAGGATATAAGAATAAAGGATTATATAAAGAAAAGGTATGCTTCCGCAGGCATATCAAAGGTTGTAGTGGAAAGGATGGCCGATAAGGTAAAGGTAAGAGTGTTCGCCGCAAGGCCTGGCATAATCATAGGAAGGAAGGGTGCAGAGGTAGAACAGCTCAAAAAGGATATTGAGTATATAACCGGCGGTAAGGATGTGGTCATTACCGTGGACGAGGTAAGGGTGCCAGAATTGGATGCCCAGCTGGTAGCGGAAGAGATAGCCCTTCAGATAGAGAGAAGGGTTTCCCATAGAAGGGCTATGAAAAGGGCCATAGATAACGCCTTTAAGGCTGGCGCAAAAGGTGTAAAGGTTCAGGTAAAGGGTCGTATAGGTGGTGCAGAGTTGGCAAGGGCCGAGTGGTTCCTTGTGGGCAGAATGCCACTTCAAACATTAAGGGCGGATATAGATTATGGCTTTGCGGTAGCTCAAACAAAGTACGGTGTGCTTGGTATTAAGGTATGGATATACAAAGGCGATGTGCTAAAAGGTGGTAAAGAAGAGATAGTCAAAAAGATAGAAGAAGACCTTAAAAAGGCAGAAAAGGAGGTATAA
- the rplV gene encoding 50S ribosomal protein L22 encodes MEARAVLRYAKISPTKVRQVLRVISGMKAGDALYQLRFIPKKSARIVEGVLKSALANAEQKGMDLDKLYIKKAVADEGPMYKKWFPRAHGRATMIRKRTSHITLVLEEKEEG; translated from the coding sequence ATGGAAGCAAGGGCTGTTCTTAGGTATGCAAAGATTTCTCCTACTAAAGTAAGACAGGTATTGAGGGTAATAAGCGGTATGAAAGCTGGAGATGCCCTTTATCAGCTCAGGTTCATACCCAAAAAGTCTGCCAGGATTGTAGAAGGTGTATTAAAAAGCGCTCTGGCAAATGCAGAACAAAAGGGTATGGACCTTGACAAGCTGTATATAAAAAAGGCTGTGGCAGACGAGGGACCTATGTACAAAAAGTGGTTCCCAAGGGCCCATGGAAGGGCAACTATGATAAGAAAAAGGACCTCTCATATAACCCTTGTACTTGAAGAGAAGGAGGAAGGCTAA
- the rpsS gene encoding 30S ribosomal protein S19: MVNKKAWVDPKLWATIRKMNQTGDRKVVKTYSRDTTIIPEFVGHTIAVHNGKTFVPVYITSDMVGHKLGEFAPTRTFKGHPDKSAKATKKK; the protein is encoded by the coding sequence ATTGTGAATAAAAAGGCCTGGGTGGACCCAAAGCTATGGGCCACCATTAGGAAAATGAACCAAACAGGCGATAGGAAGGTGGTAAAAACATACAGCAGGGATACAACCATAATACCCGAGTTTGTGGGACACACAATAGCAGTCCATAATGGGAAAACCTTTGTGCCTGTTTATATAACTTCGGATATGGTAGGGCATAAGCTTGGTGAGTTTGCCCCAACCAGAACCTTTAAAGGACACCCAGACAAGTCAGCAAAGGCTACAAAGAAAAAGTGA
- the rplB gene encoding 50S ribosomal protein L2 — protein MGVRKLKPVTNGQRHAILYDFSEITKSEPEKSLLVYHHRAKGRSRQQGKITSRGRGGGNKRRYRLIDFKRDKSLVPAKVVAIEYDPNRSARIALLHYADGEKRYILWPEGLKVGDTVLSISYEDAEAGKELPEIKVGNALPLKYIPVGTIVHNVELHPGKGGQIARAAGMSAQILGKVGDYVQLRMPSGEIRLVHQRCMATVGAVGLAEHELVKYGKAGRRRWLGWRPITRGTAMNPVDHPHGGGEGKTKGKHPESPWGWKTKGYKTRRGKKYSDKFILVSRKGKPLKGGVK, from the coding sequence ATGGGTGTGAGAAAGCTAAAACCAGTAACTAACGGCCAAAGGCATGCCATACTTTACGACTTTTCCGAGATAACAAAGAGTGAGCCGGAAAAATCTCTCCTTGTATATCACCATAGGGCAAAGGGAAGGTCAAGGCAACAAGGAAAGATAACCTCAAGAGGTAGAGGTGGTGGCAATAAAAGGCGCTATAGGCTAATAGACTTTAAAAGAGACAAAAGCCTTGTGCCAGCAAAGGTGGTAGCCATTGAGTATGACCCCAACAGGTCTGCACGCATAGCTTTGCTTCATTATGCAGATGGAGAAAAGAGGTATATACTCTGGCCAGAAGGCCTTAAGGTTGGAGATACGGTCCTCTCCATATCCTATGAAGATGCTGAAGCAGGCAAAGAACTGCCAGAGATAAAGGTAGGCAACGCTTTACCTCTAAAATACATCCCGGTGGGTACGATCGTTCACAACGTAGAACTACATCCTGGAAAAGGTGGCCAAATAGCCAGGGCTGCTGGTATGTCTGCTCAAATATTGGGTAAGGTAGGCGATTACGTACAACTCAGAATGCCCTCCGGTGAAATAAGGCTTGTGCATCAAAGGTGTATGGCTACCGTAGGTGCAGTGGGCCTTGCCGAACATGAGCTTGTAAAGTATGGAAAAGCTGGAAGGCGTAGATGGCTTGGTTGGAGGCCTATAACAAGAGGTACGGCTATGAACCCAGTGGACCATCCCCATGGTGGTGGTGAAGGAAAAACCAAAGGAAAGCACCCAGAATCACCTTGGGGTTGGAAGACAAAAGGTTATAAGACCAGAAGAGGCAAAAAGTACTCTGACAAGTTCATCCTTGTTTCAAGGAAGGGTAAGCCTCTCAAAGGAGGTGTCAAATAA
- the rplW gene encoding 50S ribosomal protein L23: MRRPEEIIIRPIITEKSNRLMEDYKKYTFEVAIDATKHEIKHAIEKLFGVKVLKVNTMIVKPRKKRVIGKFRRYGYTRAYKKAIVTIPPDKEIDLTGV; this comes from the coding sequence ATGAGAAGGCCTGAGGAAATAATTATAAGACCCATAATTACAGAAAAGAGCAACAGGCTTATGGAGGACTACAAAAAGTATACCTTTGAAGTGGCCATTGACGCCACAAAACACGAGATAAAGCACGCAATAGAAAAGCTCTTTGGTGTAAAGGTTCTAAAGGTAAACACTATGATAGTAAAGCCAAGGAAAAAGAGGGTTATAGGCAAGTTTAGAAGGTATGGTTATACAAGGGCCTACAAAAAGGCCATAGTGACCATACCCCCAGATAAGGAAATAGACCTTACAGGAGTGTAA
- the rplD gene encoding 50S ribosomal protein L4 — translation MKVLEVVLKPEVFGVEVNRHLLWEVVKWQLASRRQGTHSTKTRGEVAYSGRKLLPQKGTGNARHGDRGANIFVGGGVAHGPKPRDYYYSLPKKVRKLGLKMALSLKAKENNLLVVDDIQIGDVPKTKKALEILKELNIDKDKVLVVVPQKDEVIYKSFRNLPKVSVLPVEGLNVYSILWADKVLMTAQALEKVYERLAS, via the coding sequence ATGAAAGTGCTTGAAGTAGTACTAAAACCAGAAGTATTTGGAGTAGAAGTAAATAGACACCTTTTGTGGGAAGTGGTAAAATGGCAGCTTGCCAGCAGAAGGCAAGGAACCCACAGCACAAAAACAAGAGGTGAAGTAGCATACAGCGGTAGAAAGCTCCTTCCCCAGAAGGGAACGGGCAATGCCAGACACGGCGACAGAGGAGCCAACATTTTTGTGGGCGGTGGAGTGGCCCACGGTCCAAAACCAAGGGATTACTACTACAGCCTGCCAAAGAAGGTAAGAAAGCTTGGGCTTAAGATGGCTCTTAGCCTAAAGGCAAAGGAAAATAACCTCCTTGTGGTAGATGACATACAGATAGGCGATGTTCCTAAGACAAAAAAGGCCCTTGAAATACTAAAGGAGCTAAACATAGACAAGGATAAGGTGCTTGTAGTTGTACCTCAAAAGGATGAGGTAATATACAAATCCTTTAGGAACCTGCCCAAGGTTAGCGTGTTGCCAGTAGAAGGCCTAAACGTTTATTCAATCCTATGGGCCGATAAGGTGCTTATGACAGCCCAAGCCCTTGAAAAAGTCTATGAGAGGTTGGCATCATGA
- the rplC gene encoding 50S ribosomal protein L3, translated as MAIGLIGKKIGMTRVFLKDGTAVPATIIEIRPNYVTAIKTQEKDGYTAIQVGAFEDKEKHLTKPQLGHLKKCGKILRRLKEFRVDSVEGFEIGQELKVETVFQPGDLVDVVGRSKGRGFAGTMKRWDFGGFPKSHGHRYHRAVGSIGNRSDPGRVWKGKRMAGHWGNEPIRVQSLLVLDVLPEHNALLVKGSVPGPNGGIVFVEKSRIANRKSQRLKLNRIKPMVDNLIKEVAKDESA; from the coding sequence ATGGCAATAGGTCTTATTGGTAAAAAGATAGGAATGACAAGGGTTTTCCTAAAGGATGGCACGGCTGTGCCAGCAACCATTATAGAGATAAGGCCCAACTATGTAACAGCCATAAAGACTCAAGAAAAGGATGGCTATACGGCCATTCAGGTAGGTGCCTTTGAAGACAAAGAAAAGCACCTCACAAAACCTCAGCTGGGCCATCTCAAAAAATGTGGAAAGATACTCAGAAGGCTCAAAGAGTTTAGGGTAGATTCAGTAGAGGGCTTTGAAATTGGACAGGAGCTAAAGGTTGAAACGGTGTTCCAGCCAGGGGACTTGGTGGATGTGGTAGGCAGAAGCAAAGGAAGAGGCTTTGCGGGAACTATGAAAAGATGGGATTTTGGTGGTTTTCCCAAGTCCCACGGACATAGATACCACAGGGCTGTTGGTTCCATAGGAAATAGGTCCGACCCAGGAAGAGTATGGAAGGGTAAAAGGATGGCAGGACACTGGGGAAATGAACCTATAAGAGTTCAGTCCCTTTTGGTTCTTGATGTTCTACCAGAGCATAACGCTCTTTTGGTGAAGGGTTCTGTTCCGGGACCCAACGGCGGAATAGTCTTTGTGGAGAAGAGTAGGATAGCCAACAGAAAGTCCCAAAGGCTTAAGCTCAATAGAATAAAGCCTATGGTAGATAACCTCATTAAAGAGGTGGCAAAGGATGAAAGTGCTTGA
- the rpsJ gene encoding 30S ribosomal protein S10, whose translation MEQELIRIKLRSYDHRLLDQYVKQIIDTVKRTGGVVKGPIPLPVRRRRWVVLRSPHKFDQSREHFEIREHRRILDITRATSQTIESLRDLTLPAGVDVELIIGR comes from the coding sequence ATGGAGCAGGAACTTATAAGGATAAAGCTAAGGTCTTACGATCATAGGCTCCTTGACCAGTATGTGAAACAGATTATAGATACGGTAAAAAGGACTGGTGGTGTGGTAAAGGGGCCCATCCCACTTCCCGTTAGAAGGAGAAGATGGGTTGTATTAAGGTCTCCTCACAAGTTTGACCAATCAAGGGAGCATTTTGAAATAAGAGAGCACAGAAGGATACTTGATATAACAAGGGCTACTTCACAAACCATAGAGTCTTTGAGGGACCTTACACTGCCAGCCGGTGTAGATGTAGAGTTAATAATTGGGAGATAG
- the tuf gene encoding elongation factor Tu, protein MAKEKFVREKEHVNVGTIGHVDHGKSTLTSAITCVLGAGVMPGGKAKCMKYEEIDKAPEEKERGITINITHVEYETPKRHYAHVDCPGHADYIKNMITGAAQMDGAILVVSAADGPMPQTREHVLLARQVNVPYIVVFMNKCDMVDDPELLDLVELEVRELLNKYEFPGDDVPVIRGSALGALQELEAGKPDKWCNAVVQLLEALDQYIPTPQREVDKPFLMPIEDVFTISGRGTVVTGRVERGVLKPGEEVEIVGLREEPLKTVATSIEMFRKILDEALPGDNVGVLLRGVGKDDVERGQVLAKPGTVKPHKKFRAQVYVLSKEEGGRHTPFFVNYRPQFYFRTADVTGTVVKLPEGQEMVMPGDNVEIEVELVKPVAMEEGLRFAIREGGRTVGAGVVTKIIE, encoded by the coding sequence ATGGCGAAGGAGAAGTTTGTAAGAGAGAAGGAACACGTTAACGTGGGCACCATTGGACACGTTGACCATGGTAAGTCCACATTGACCTCTGCTATCACCTGTGTCCTTGGCGCTGGTGTTATGCCAGGTGGTAAAGCCAAATGTATGAAATATGAAGAAATTGACAAAGCACCAGAAGAAAAGGAAAGAGGTATAACCATAAACATTACCCACGTGGAATATGAAACGCCTAAAAGACACTACGCACACGTGGATTGCCCAGGCCACGCTGACTACATCAAAAATATGATAACTGGCGCAGCTCAAATGGATGGTGCCATACTCGTGGTCTCCGCCGCCGATGGCCCTATGCCACAAACAAGAGAGCATGTCCTGTTGGCTCGTCAGGTTAATGTGCCTTATATAGTGGTCTTTATGAATAAGTGTGATATGGTGGATGACCCAGAACTCCTTGACCTCGTAGAGCTGGAAGTGAGAGAACTCTTGAATAAATATGAGTTCCCTGGTGATGATGTGCCCGTAATTAGAGGCTCTGCCTTGGGTGCTCTCCAAGAGCTTGAAGCTGGTAAGCCCGATAAATGGTGTAATGCTGTGGTGCAGTTGTTGGAAGCCTTGGATCAGTATATACCTACTCCGCAAAGAGAAGTGGATAAGCCTTTCCTTATGCCTATAGAAGATGTGTTTACTATATCTGGTCGTGGTACGGTTGTGACTGGTAGGGTGGAAAGGGGTGTGTTAAAGCCTGGTGAAGAAGTGGAAATAGTGGGCCTAAGAGAAGAGCCTCTTAAAACTGTGGCTACTTCTATAGAAATGTTTAGAAAAATCCTAGATGAGGCCTTGCCTGGTGATAATGTGGGTGTGCTTCTTAGAGGTGTGGGTAAGGATGATGTGGAAAGAGGTCAGGTCTTGGCTAAGCCTGGAACGGTTAAGCCTCATAAAAAGTTTAGAGCTCAGGTGTATGTGCTTAGTAAGGAAGAAGGTGGAAGGCATACGCCCTTCTTCGTAAATTACAGACCACAGTTTTACTTCAGAACTGCGGACGTTACCGGTACGGTGGTGAAGCTTCCAGAAGGTCAGGAAATGGTAATGCCAGGAGATAATGTGGAAATAGAAGTGGAGCTCGTTAAACCTGTGGCTATGGAGGAAGGCCTTAGATTCGCTATTAGAGAAGGTGGTAGAACTGTGGGCGCTGGCGTCGTCACAAAAATTATAGAATGA